The Comamonas endophytica sequence GTGCCCAGCACCGGCGTGCTGGGCTGGGCGGACTGCTGCTCGGCCATCGCGCCCGCATGCCAGGCGGCGCGCCCCGCGTGCGTGGCGTCGGCAAAGGCGCCGGCCATGGCAACGGGGTCCTGCGACAGCGCCACCGCGGTGTTCAGCAGCACGCCGTCGAAGCCCCATTCCATCACCTGGCAGGCATGCGACGGGCGGCCCAGGCCGGCATCGATGATCATCGGCACCGGCAGGCGCTCGCGCAGCGTCTGCAGCGCGTAGGGGTTGACCGGGCCGCGGCCGGTGCCGATCGGCGCGGCCCAAGGCATGACCGCCTGGCAGCCGACATCGACCAGGCGCTGGCACAGCACCAGGTCCTCGGTGCAGTAGGGCAGCACCAGGAAGCCATCCTTGATCAGGATCGACGCCGCCTCGACCAGGTTCAACGTGTCGGGCTGCAGCGTGTAGTCGTCGCCGATCAGCTCGAGCTTGATCCAGGGCGTGTCGAAGACCTCGCGCGCCATCTGCGCCGTCGTCACCGCCTCCTGGATGCTCAGGCACCCGGCGGTGTTGGGCAGCACCGGCACGTCGAGGCGGCGCAGCAGCTCCCAGAAGCTGGCGCCGGTCTCGGCCGCATTGCTGCCCTGGCGGCGCAGCGAGGCGGTGAGCATGGCCGGGCGCGCGCGCTCCACGGCGGCTTCGAGCACTGCGGGCGAGGGGTAGCGCGAGGTGCCCAGCAACAGCCGGCTGGCAAAGCTGTGGCCATACAGGACCAGCGGGTCGGAGATGGGGGTGGTGGTGTTCATGGGAGGCAGATTCCTTGGTGCGGGCAGCTCAGCCGCCGGTGACGGGCGACACGACCTCGACGCGGTCGCCCTCGGACAGCAGCCACTGCGCATACTGCGCGCGCGGCACGAACTGGGTATTGACGGCCACCGCATAGGGCGGGCGCAGCGCCTGCAGCGCCAGCGCATCGGCCAGGCTCGCGCCCTCGGGCAGCGGAAGCGACTTTTGGTTGAGAAGAATGTTCATGCAAAGCTCATCAAGGGGCAGGGGCCGTGTGCACGGCCACATCGAAACGGCGCGCGAGCTGGGAGTCTCCGGTGGCCAGCAGCTCCAGTACCACGTCCAGCATCGCCGGCGAGATCATGAAGCCATGGCGGTAGAGGCCATTGACCTCGATCACGCGCTCGGACAGGCGCCGCACGGCGGGCAGGTTGTCCGGCAGGGTCGGGCGGCACTGGGTGGAGATTTCCACGATGCGCGCCTCGGCAAAGCCCGAATGCACGGTGTAGGCAGCGCTCAGCAGCTCGAGCGTGGAACGCACGCTGGGGGCGGACATGTCGTCGGACTCGATCTCGGTCGCGCCGATGACGAACAGATGGTCCTCCTTGGGCGCGATGTACAGCGGATAGCGCGGATGCACCAGCCGCGTCGGCCGCAGCAAGCGGACCTCGGGCGCATGCACGCGCAGCACCTCGCCGCGCACGCCGCGCAACTGGCGCCAGGCGCCGCGCGCGCCCAGGCCGCGGCAGTCCAGCACCCAGTCGGGCTGGCCCGCAGTGCCGGGCGCGAAGTCGCCCATTTCGCGCGGGGTGTTCCAGTGCATCTCCACATTCAGGCGCGTGAGCGTGGCACGCAGCGCGTCGAGCAGCTGGCGGTTGTCCAGCTGGCCTTCGCCGGGCAGATACACGCCCTGGTTGAAACGGTGCGTGGTGGCCGGCTCGATCTCGTGCAGCGCGCTGCCCGACAGGTTCTGCAGCGCCGGCAGCGTCGGGTTGATGCGGCGGTTCTTCTCGAACAGTGCGCACAGGCGCTGCGCGTCCCCCGCATCCTGGCGGTGCCAGAGCACCAGCGTGCCGTTTTGCTGGAAGAACACTGGCTGGTCCAGGCCGGCGATCAGCTGCGGCCAGCGCTCGAGCGCGTACTGGCCCATGCGCACCACGCCCGGTTCGGTCACGGCCGATTCGGCCAGCGGCGCCAGCATGGCCGCGGCCACGCGCGCCGCCGCGCCGCCGGCCTCGGGGCCCTGGGCGTCATACAGCGCGATGCGGTGGCCCTGGCGCGCGAGCTGGCAGGCCAGCAGGCGGCCCATGAGTCCCGCGCCCAGGATGGCAACGCGCGAGGAAGGTTGAAGGCAAGGCATGGAATGGAGTCGATCGGTCCCGTCAATACGGCAGGACAAACAGGCGCGGCCACGCCCTGGGAAACTCCCCACGCCAGTATGACCTGGATCGGGTGTCGGGGCGGGCAGCGCCAAGGCGCCGCCGGGCGCCTGGCGCCCAGCCCCAGGGTGTTTCTCAGTCGCGCATCGCGTGGCGGCTGCTCAGCCGCTGGCGATGGGACACCCCTGTTTCGTCCGTTGAAGCTTCGATTACAGCACAAGCCGGGCAGCTGCGTGGCTTCGAGGGCGGCTTGGGTCGGGAATCCGCCGCGCGCGCTGCGCCCGTGCGCCTAAGATGATGACTCCATCCGCTGCATCAGGTTCAGAGCCCATGCCCGTTTACCACCAAACCATTGGCGTGCGCCGCCATGTCTTCGACGGATTGGCGCAGTTGCTGGCACGGGCCTCGCCCGAGCGCTCGGGCGACCAACTGGCCGGCGTCGCGGCGCACTCGGCCGAGGAGCGGGTGGCGGCGCAGATGGCGCTTGCCGATGTGCCGCTGGCGCAGTTCCTTCGGGAAGCCATCGTGCCTTATGAGTCCGACGAGGTCACGCGCCTGATCCTCGACGGCCACGATGCGCAGGCCTTCGCACCCGTGGCCCATCTGAGCGTTGGCGGATTTCGCGACTGGCTGCTGTCCGATGCGGTCGACAGCGCCACGCTGGCGGCGCTCGCGCCCGGGCTGACGCCCGAGATGGCGGCCGCGGTATCGAAGCTGATGCGCCACCAGGACCTGATCCAGGTGGCGCGCAAGTGCCAGGTGACGACGCGCTTTCGCAACACCATCGGCCTGCCGGGGCGGCTGTCGACGCGGCTGCAGCCCAACCATCCGACGGATGCGGCCGCGGGCGTGGCCGCCAGCGTGGTGGACGGCCTGATGCATGGCTCGGGCGATGCGACCATCGGCATCAACCCGGCCACGGACAATGTGCCCCGGGTCATGCGCCTGCTGGAGATGCTGGACGCGGTGATCCAGCAATACGGCATTCCCACCCAGTCCTGCGTGCTGACCCATGTCACGAACACGCTGCAGGCGATGGAGCGCGGCGCGCCCGTGGACCTGGTGTTCCAGTCCATTGGCGGCACCGAAGCCACCAACCGCAGCTTCGGCATCGACCTGGCGCTCCTGGGCGAGGCGCAGGCGGCGGCCCTGTCGCTGCAGCGTGGCAGCCTGTTCGGGGATGGGCAGCGCGGGCGCAACGTGATGTATTTCGAGACCGGGCAGGGCAGCGCGCTTTCGGCCCATGCGCACCACGGCTGCGACCAGCAGACCATCGAGGCGCGTGCCTATGCCGTGGCACGGCGCTTCGAGCCGCTGCTGGTCAACACGGTGGTGGGATTCATCGGTCCCGAATATCTGTTCGACGGCCGGCAGATCATCCGCGCCGGGCTCGAGGACCATTTCTGCGGCAAGCTGCTGGGCCTGCCGATGGGCTGCGACATCTGCTACACCAACCATGCCGAGGCCGATCAGAACGACATGGACGTGCTGCTGACGCTGCTGGGCGTGGCCGGCTGCACCTTCGTGATGGGCATTCCGGGCTCGGACGACGTCATGCTCAACTACCAGAGCACCTCCTTCCACGACGCGCTCTATGCGCGGCGCGTGCTGGGGCTGCGGCCCGCACCTGAATTCGAGGCCTGGCTCGAGCGCACGGGCATCTTTTTGCCCGGCGGCGCTGCGCGGCTCGCGCAGGCCGGCGCGGGTCCGTTTGGGCATTTGCTGCCATGAAGGAGGAACCCGCCATGGATGCCTGGGAGCAGCTGCGCCGCTATACGCCGGCGCGCATCGCGCTGGGCCGCAGCGGCATCAGCCTGCCCACCGCGCAGCAGCTGGCCTTCCAGCTGGCCCATGCGCAGGCGCGCGACGCGGTGCACCGGGCGCTCGACATGGATGCCACCGCCGCGGCCATCGAAGCGCTGGGCATGCCCACGCTGCGCGCGCACAGCGCGGCGGCCGATCGCGCCAGCTACCTGCAGCGGCCGGATCTGGGGCGCCAGCTGGACGAAGGGTCGACGCTGGCGCTGCAGTCGGCCGGTATGTGCGAGGCGCCGGACCTGTGCATCGTCGTGGCCGATGGATTGTCGGCGCTGGCGATCGAGAGGCATGCGGCGCCATTCCTGGCGGCATTGCTGGCCCGGCTGCGGCAGGATGCGCCGGCGTGGCGCCTGACCCCGGCGGTGCTGGTCCGGCAGGCGCGCGTGGCCATTGGCGACGGGATCGGCGCCCTGCTGGGCGCGCAGCTGGTGCTGGTGCTGATCGGCGAGCGCCCGGGGCTGAGCTCGCCCGACAGCCTGGGCCTGTACCTGACCTGGACTCCGCGGCGCGGGCGCACGGATGCCGAGCGCAACTGCGTCTCCAACGTGCGCCCCGCGGGCCTGGACTATCCGGAGGCCGCGGCGCGCACCGCCTGGCTGCTGCGCGCGGCGCGCGAGCGCGGCCTCACCGGCGTGGCGCTCAAGGATGAAAGCGCGCCGCTGCCGCGCCTTGAAATGGACCGGGGCGAGGATTTCACTTTGACGCGGCCAGCTTGATCCGGCGCCGCGCAGGGTATGGGATGAACCCTAAAATGCGCCCATGACAAACCCTCTCCCGGCGGACTTCGCCCAGGTGCCCGGCGCGGCGCCTGCTCCCGTGCGCGTTGCGCGCTACCTGCGCGTACTCTCCATTGCCGGCTCCGACAGCGGCGGCGGCGCGGGCATCCAGGCCGACCTGAAGACCTTCAGCGCGCTGGGCTGCTATGGCATGACGGCCATTGCCGCGATCACCGCGCAGAACACCTGCGGCGTGCGCGCGATCCACGCGGTGCCGGCCGAGATGCTCAAGGCGCAGATCGATGCCGTGGTGCAGGACATCGGCGTCGATGCCGTGAAGATCGGCATGCTGGCCACCCCCGACACGGTGCGCGTCGTGGCCGACGCCATCCGCGAATACCAGTTGCCGCACGTGGTGCTGGACCCGGTGATGGTGGCCACCAGCGGCGACCGCCTGGTGGCGGCCGAGACCGCCGATGCGCTGGTGCGCGAGCTGTTTCCACTGGTGGAGCTGATCACGCCGAACCTCGACGAGGGCGGCTGGCTGCTGGGCCAGTCCATCGACGGCCCCACGGCGCTCGAAGCCGCCGCGCGCCAGCTGCTGGCGCTGGGCGCGCCGGCCGTGCTGCTCAAGGGCGGGCATCTGCCCGGCAACTGGGTCGTGGACCAGCTGGTGGAGCGCAGCGGCGCGGGCCAGCGTTTCGAGTCCGAGCGCATTGCCACGCACAACGGCCACGGCACGGGCTGCACCCTGTCATCGGCCATTGCCTGCGAACTCGCGGCTGGCGCGGCGCTGCCCGAAGCCGTGGCGCGCGCGCGCGCCTATATCCTGGGGGCCATTGCCGCTGGCGCCCAGGTGCGCACCGGCAGCGGCCATGGACCGCTCAACCATGGCTACGCGCCGCTGGCGCAAAGGATCGTGCGGAGATAGGCCGCTTACCAGCCCCAGCCCAGGCTCTTTGCGATCCAGCCCTGCTGGCCGTTGTCGCGCCGCACCTGGGCCCAGCTGCCGGATTTCTTCAGCGTGCGCACCACCTCGTGCTGCTCGAGCCTTGCCACGCGCTTGAACTTCGTGCCGGGCCCAGAGCGCAGATTGGCGCTGCGCGCGGTGATCACCATGTGCGGTGTCTTGGCCGTCAACGGCGAGTGCACCCAGCCCAGGCTCGATTCGAAGTCGCGAACCTTGAGCCACTGGCCCTGGCGCTGCGTCACCTGCAATGGATAGCCCCGGCCCAGCTCCCACAGCGTGGCCGAACGGGTGTTGGGTTTCTCGCGCACATTCACCGACTCTCCCCGGATGCTCACGAAGTGGGGGGCGGCACTTGCCAGGGTGGGGGCCAGGGCGCCCAGGGCCAGGCTGGCGGCGGCAAGGAAATGCGGGAAGCGGCGGGGCATGGACAGCACGGAAGAGGCTCCTGTTCAAACGTCGAGATTGAAAAAAAGCCTGTGTGAGTCCAGCCCCGGAAGTGAAGTTCCGGAGCGTGGCGAAAAGAATTGCAAACCCCTTCGGCCTGCGCCGTTGCCGCAGGCCGAAGGCAGTATCCCTCAATGCCCAAGCTGCGGCAAAGGCCTGATCGTGGTGCTATCAGTCACTATTGTTACTTGATTTGCGCTTGCCCTGCCAACATCGCCGCACCCCATTCCAAGTGAGGTCCAAAGCCCGTCAGGCGGGCTCTCGATCCGGTCTGGGATCCTGGATCGGAGGCGCCGTTCCAGGGGCTGCCGGTGGGTCTCCAATGGGCATTTCCTCTGGCTGTTCAGAAGGCAGTGGCGACGGGACGGGTGGATCGTTCGGTTGTGGTCGGTGCATTTCGTTCCTCGATGGCTGATTGAACCATGGAGACGATACAAGCTGTTGAGTGAATTCAACTTGTAAGTGAAACCGGTTGAAACTTACTTCCGGGTTACGCGAGTTGGCGAGCCCGTCTGTTAGAACTGACGCATTGACGACTATTCGTAACCTGTTTGGACGAAATCGGCTTACAGACAAGGAGCTCAAATTGTTTTACGAGTTTGAACGCCGTGCAGTCGCCTTCCTGAAGCGCGTTGAAGGCATGGAGCCCTGTGCTTCCCGCCAGCAGGCCTATGACAGCCTGCTGCGCCACTGGCACGCGGTCGAGTCCAGCTACCACGACGACAAGGCGTATCTCGATGCCTTGCTGAAGAAGAAGATGTCGGAAGACAACGACTGGCACTGCCTTGATGGCGATCCCTGCTACTGGCAGAGCCCCAAGGTACCGCAGCTGCGCATCTACATCCATGACGACGGGGCGATCGTCATCCAGCGCCTGGGCGGCTCGCGCGAGGGCCGCATCCTGTTTGCGTCGACGTCTGCCCAGCCTGCGTTCCATCCACCAAGGCCGGCAGACGCAAAGGAGCCCATCCAGGGCTTCGCCAGCGCCGTCCAATCCGCGGCGACTTCCAAGCCGGAGCAGTCGCTGTCGAAGATGTGAGCGTTCCGGGCCTTGTCTCCCCATGGCCTACGTGGCTGCGGCCTGTGCACCGGCCCCGCGCCTCGGCCCGAGCAGTTAATTTTGAAGCTTTCTTTCATCGCCTCAAGGAGCACTGCCATGGAAAAGAGCGTCAAGGATTGCGTCCACGAAATGATCAGCTATGACGATGCGCGCGTCAGCGCGCCGTATGAACATGAAACCACGGCCTTGCTCGGTCTGGGCCTGCTGATGTGTGCCCTGCGTGCCCCGGGCCGCGGCCGCGCCGTGCTGCATGCCACCCTGGCCGGCATCCTGTTCGCGCGCGCCGCGTCCGGCACCGACGGCCTGCGCAAGTGGGCCAACGTGCCGCGTCCCTGAGGCGCCGGCGCCGCCGCACGGCGGTGCCAGCACACAGAACGAAAAAAGCGGCCGAGGCCGCTTTTTCCATGCCGTGGCGCCCATCCAGGCGCCATCCGGATCACTCCACCTTGGCCTTGGCGCGCAGGCCTTCCTGGAACTGGATCAGCTTCTGCTGCTCCAGCTGCTGGGCCACCTGGGGTTTGACGTCCTCCAGCTTGGGCAGCTCGGCCTGGCGGGTATCGTCCAGGCGAATGACGTGCCAGCCGAACTGGCTCTTGACGGGCGTCTGGGTGTAGCTGCCCTTTTGCAGCTTGACCATGGCTTCGGTGAACTCGGGCACGAAGCTGTTGGCGTTGGCCCAGTCCAGGTCGCCGCCGCGCGCGCCCGATCCCGGGTCCTTGGATTGCTTCTTGGCGATCTCGGCGAAGTTGCCGCCCTGCTTGAGCGAGGCGATGATGGCCTTGGCTTCTTCTTCGGTCTGCACCAGGATGTGGCTGGCGCGGTATTCCTGGCCCTGGTTGGCGGCCACGAACTTGTCGTATTCCGCCTTGATCTCGGCATCGGTCACCGGGTTCTTCTTGCGGAAGTCCTCGAACAGCTCGCGGATCAGCACGGTCTGGCGGGCCAGTTCCATCTGCGACTTGTACTCGGGGGAAGCCTCGAGGCCGCGGCGGCGTGCTTCCTGCATGAAGACTTCGCGCGCAATGACTTCTTCCTTGATCTGGCTTTCGATCTCGGGAGACATGGGACGGCCCGAGCGTTCGATCTGCTGCTTGAGCACTTCCACGCGTTCCTTGGGAACGGGCTTGCCGTTGACGATGGCCAGGTTTTGGGCCGAAGCACCCAGGGCAGTGCCGCCCAGAACGGCAGCCGTCACCAGGCTGGACAAGAACTGTTTATTCATGCGAATTTCCGAAAGAAAGGTAGGGAACCGTGGAGGCTCCACGTTGCCAGGCCCCGAAAGGCAGGCCTGTAGTCAAAGCACTTCAATGGCGATGGCATGAACACCCTGGTCAATGAAGTCTTGCAGCGCATCATACACAAGGCGATGGCGTGCCACGCGCGCGCGCCCGGCAAATTCCGGGGCCGCGATGCGCACCCTGAAATGGGTGCCGAAACCCGTGCCGTTGGCACCCGCATGGCCCGCATGCTGGTGGCTTTCATCGATGACTTGCAGCACCGTGGGCGCCAGGCGCGCGCGCAGTGCAGCCTCCATGGCTTCGGCGCTTATCGCGGGCAGCGCGCTCATGGCAGTTCCTTGGGCGCGGCGGCGGCTTCGGCGCCGTCTTCCTTCAGGTAGCGGCTCAGATACAGCGCCTGCGCCACCACGAACACCAGCATCAGGCCCATGCCGCCAAACAGCTTGAAGTTGACCCAGGTGTCGGTGTTGAAGTGGTAGGCGATCCACAGGTTGAGCGCGCCCATGCCGGCGAAGAACGCAGCCCAGGCCCAGTTGAGCCTGAGCCAGACGGCCTCGGGCAGCTGCAGCTGGGCGCCCATGACCGAGCGCAGCAGGTTCTTCTTGAACAGCAACTGGCCGCCCAGCAGCGCGCCGCCCATGAGCCAGTACAGCACGGTGGGTTTCCACTTGATGAAGGTTTCGCTCTCCGCCAGCAGCGTGGCGCCGCCAAACAGCACGATGACGCCCAGGCTCACCCATTGCATGGGTTCGACCCGGCCGTTGCGCAGGCGCAGATAGGCGATCTGCACCACCGTGGCCGCGATAGCCACGGCCGTGGCCGCATAGATGCCCCAGACCTTGAAGGCCACGAAGAACAGGATGATGGGGAAGAAGTCGATCAGGAGTTTCATGGGGCTCGCGGGCCAAGGGGCAATAGGGCACGGCCGTTGCGGCGGGCGGCGGCCGTGTGGGTCAGGACGTGCTGGGCGAGAAGTCCAGCGACGCCGAGTTCATGCAGTAGCGCAGGCCCGTGGGCTGCGGGCCGTCTTCGAACACATGGCCCAGGTGCGCGCCGCATTGCGCGCAGACGGTTTCGGTGCGCGTCATGCCATGGCTGTGATCGACGATCTCGCGGATGGTTCCGGGAAGGGCCTGCGAAAAACTCGGCCAGCCGCAGCCGGCATCGAACTTGGTGCCGGAGGCAAACAGCTTGGCGCCGCAGCAGATGCAGTGGTAGCTGCCGTCTGCCCAGTGCTGCTCGTACTTGCCGGTGTAGGGGCGCTCGGTGGCCGCGTGGCGCGTGATCTGGTAGGCGCCGGGCTCGGCACCCTTTTCCTGCAGCACGGCGTGCCACTCGGCGTCGGTTTTCTGTGTGGGAAAGCTCATGATGAACAGCTGATGGCGATGGAAGAAGCCCATTCTGGCGCAAATCCGGACCATTGCGCATGTTCCGGATGGGTATCGTAAGGTCGTTGCAGCACCTGCTGCAGCTGGTGCAGCACGCTGAAATCGCCTTCGCTGGCGGCGCGGATCGCCAGTTCGCCCAGGTGGTTGCGCAGCACGAAGCGTGGGTTGGTGCGGCGCATCAGCGCGGCGGCACTGGCGCCATCGGACTGCACCAGGCGCGCGGAGTAGCCGACCAGCCAGCCGTCCCAGCCCTCGCGGTCGAGGAAGAGGTCGCGCACCGGCGTGAAATCGCCCGATTCCACGGCCTCGGTCAGGCGCAGCCAGAACACCGTGTAGTCGACGCGGTTGGCTGCCAGCAGCGCCAGCAGCTGTTCGATCAGCGTGCCGTCGCTGTCGCTGCGCTGCACGTCGTCCTGGGCCTGCGCCAGGCCCAGCTTGGCGCGCATGCGCGTGAGAAAGGCCTGCGCGAACACCGCCTTGTAGGTGGACAGGGCAGCCACTGCCGGCTCTTCCGTCTCGATCAGCGGCATCAGCGCCTGCGCCAGGCAGAACAGGTTCCAGTAGGCGACCTGGGGCTGGCGGTTGAAGGCATAGCGGCCCTGCACGTCGCTGTGGTTGCAGATGTGGCCCGGGTCGAAGGTGTCGAGGAACTGGAACGGGCCGTAGTCGATGGTGAGCCCGAGGATGCTCATGTTGTCGGTGTTCATGACGCCATGGCAAAAGCCCACGGATTGCCACAGGGCCAGCAGTTCGGCGGTGCGCTCGCTCACGGCCTGCAAAAGCGCGGCCGCGGGGTTGGCGGCCTTGCGGCAGGCGGGGTAGTAGCGGTCGATCACGTAATCGGTCAATGCGCGCAGCTCGGGCTGCATGTCGCGCGCGGCGAAATGCTCGAAATGCCCGAAGCGGATGAAGCTGGGCGCCAGGCGCGTGACCACGGCCGCGGTCTCGCGCGTCTCGCGCTGCACCGCCAGCGGCGAGCCGGTGACGGCCAGCGCGCGCGTGGTCGGGATGCCCAGCGCATGCATGGCCTCGCTGCACAGGAACTCGCGGATGCTCGAGCGCAGGACGGCACGGCCGTCGCCGCCGCGCGAATAGGGCGTGCGGCCCGCTCCCTTGAGCTGGATCTCGGTGTTGCCGAAGGTCTCGCCCAGCAGGATGGCGCGCCCGTCGCCAAGCTGGCCGGCCCAGACGCCGAACTGGTGGCCGCTGTAGACCGTGGCCATGGGCTGGCTGCCGGGCAGCAGCTGGTTGCCGCTGAGCGCCTGCAGCGCCTCGTCGCTTTGCAGCCAGTCCGGCGGCAGCGCCAGGGTGTTGGCGGCATCCTGGCTCACGGCCACCCAGTAGGGCGCGGGCACGGGCGTGGGTTGCAGCGCGGTGAAGAATGCCGGGCCCAGCGCGGCAAAGCCGGGTTGCCAGCCCCAGACGGGGCCGCCGGCAGGATCGGGGCGGGTGGGGTCGAGCGGGTTCATGGCGTTGATTGTGACCCACCGCGGGCGACCTGGGCCAATGTCGGGCCATCCGTTACCTTGGTGACAGTCCGCTGACCGCGGCGCGCAATCGCGCGTTAGGATGGATGGATAAAACATCTGGGAACAAGGAGACCATTCATGCTGGGATTGATGCAAAGCCAACCGCTGCTGATTTCGTCGCTGATCGATTTCGCGGCCCGCCACCATGGCGATGCCGAGATCGTCTCGCGCCGCGTGGAGGGCGACGTCCACCGCTATACCTACCGTGAGCTGTCGGCGCGTTCCAAGCAGTTGGCCAACGCCCTGGGCGCGCTGGAGCTGGCGCATGGCGACCGCGTGGCGAGCCTGGCATGGAATGGCTACCGCCACATGGAGATGTATTTCGGCGTCAGCGGCTCGGGCCGCGTGCTGCACACCATCAATCCGCGCCTGCACCCGGATCAGGTGGCCTGGATCGTGGGCCATGCCGAAGACCGCGTGCTGTGCTTCGATCTCAGCTTCCTGCCGCTGGTGCAGGCCATCCATGCCAGGTGCCCGACGGTGCGCAAATGGGTGGCGCTGTGCGACGCCGACCGGCTGCCCGCGGACAGCGGCATTCCCGGCCTGTGCAGCTATGAGGAGTGGATCGGCGCGCATTCGGCCGACTACGACTGGCCGCAGTTCGACGAGAACACCGCTTCGAGCATGTGCTACACCAGCGGCACCACGGGCAACCCCAAGGCCGCGCTCTACAGCCACCGCTCGACCACGCTGCATGCCTATGCGGCCGCGCTGCCCGACGTCATGGGCATCTCGGCGCGCGATGCGGTGCTGCCGGTGGTGCCGATGTTCCACGTCAACGCCTGGGGCGTGCCGTATTCGGCCGCGCTCACGGGCGCAAAGGTGGTGTTTCCCGGCCCGGCGCTCGACGGCAAGTCGCTCTACGAGCTGATCGAGGCCGAGGGCGTGACCTATGCCGCGGGCGTGCCGACGATCTGGCAGATGCTTCTGGGCTACATGCAGCCCCATGGCCTGCGCTTCAGTTCGCTCAAGCGCACGGTGATCGGCGGCTCGGCCTGCCCACCGGCCATGATCACCACCTTCCAAGACTACGGCGTCGAGGTGCTGCATGCCTGGGGCATGACCGAGATGAGCCCGCTGGGCACGCTCTGCACGCTCAAGAACAAGCACCTCGATATGCCCGGGGACGAGAAGATGAAGATCCTGCAGAAGCAGGGCCGGGCGATCTACGGCGTGGACATGAAGATCGTCGGCCATGACGGCCAGGAGCAACCCTGGGACGGCAAGACCTATGGCGACTTGCTGGTGCGCGGGCCATGGATCATCGACAGCTATTACAAGGGCGAGGGCAGCCCGCTGGTCTATGACGAACAGGGCCGCGGCTGGTTTCCCACGGGCGATGTCGCCACCATCGACGCCGACGGTTTCATGCAGATCACCGACCGCAGCAAGGATGTGATCAAGTCCGGCGGCGAATGGATCAGTTCCATCGACATCGAGAACATCGCCATGGCGCACCCGGCCGTGGCGATGGCGGCATGCATCGGCATGCCGCACCCGAAATGGGACGAGCGCCCGATCGTCGCCGTGGCGCTCAAGCCCGGCGCGCAGCTGGGGCGCGAGGAGCTGCTG is a genomic window containing:
- the msrB gene encoding peptide-methionine (R)-S-oxide reductase MsrB, with the translated sequence MSFPTQKTDAEWHAVLQEKGAEPGAYQITRHAATERPYTGKYEQHWADGSYHCICCGAKLFASGTKFDAGCGWPSFSQALPGTIREIVDHSHGMTRTETVCAQCGAHLGHVFEDGPQPTGLRYCMNSASLDFSPSTS
- a CDS encoding protein adenylyltransferase SelO, which produces MNPLDPTRPDPAGGPVWGWQPGFAALGPAFFTALQPTPVPAPYWVAVSQDAANTLALPPDWLQSDEALQALSGNQLLPGSQPMATVYSGHQFGVWAGQLGDGRAILLGETFGNTEIQLKGAGRTPYSRGGDGRAVLRSSIREFLCSEAMHALGIPTTRALAVTGSPLAVQRETRETAAVVTRLAPSFIRFGHFEHFAARDMQPELRALTDYVIDRYYPACRKAANPAAALLQAVSERTAELLALWQSVGFCHGVMNTDNMSILGLTIDYGPFQFLDTFDPGHICNHSDVQGRYAFNRQPQVAYWNLFCLAQALMPLIETEEPAVAALSTYKAVFAQAFLTRMRAKLGLAQAQDDVQRSDSDGTLIEQLLALLAANRVDYTVFWLRLTEAVESGDFTPVRDLFLDREGWDGWLVGYSARLVQSDGASAAALMRRTNPRFVLRNHLGELAIRAASEGDFSVLHQLQQVLQRPYDTHPEHAQWSGFAPEWASSIAISCSS
- a CDS encoding 3-(methylthio)propionyl-CoA ligase; translation: MLGLMQSQPLLISSLIDFAARHHGDAEIVSRRVEGDVHRYTYRELSARSKQLANALGALELAHGDRVASLAWNGYRHMEMYFGVSGSGRVLHTINPRLHPDQVAWIVGHAEDRVLCFDLSFLPLVQAIHARCPTVRKWVALCDADRLPADSGIPGLCSYEEWIGAHSADYDWPQFDENTASSMCYTSGTTGNPKAALYSHRSTTLHAYAAALPDVMGISARDAVLPVVPMFHVNAWGVPYSAALTGAKVVFPGPALDGKSLYELIEAEGVTYAAGVPTIWQMLLGYMQPHGLRFSSLKRTVIGGSACPPAMITTFQDYGVEVLHAWGMTEMSPLGTLCTLKNKHLDMPGDEKMKILQKQGRAIYGVDMKIVGHDGQEQPWDGKTYGDLLVRGPWIIDSYYKGEGSPLVYDEQGRGWFPTGDVATIDADGFMQITDRSKDVIKSGGEWISSIDIENIAMAHPAVAMAACIGMPHPKWDERPIVAVALKPGAQLGREELLRFYEGKTAKWQIPDDVVFVDAIPLGATGKMLKTRLREQLRDYRLPGV